In Synechococcus sp. CC9616, the following are encoded in one genomic region:
- the grrM gene encoding cyclophane-forming radical SAM/SPASM peptide maturase GrrM/OscB: MISSTTATGPNLSRFGPIGLVVVQSTSLCNLDCSYCYLPDRQKKRVFDLDMLPLLMQRILESPYAGPEFSLVWHAGEPLTLPTSWYDQATEIIYRSLDRFGAQDIQFDQHVQTNATLINDAWCDCFHRNRLIVGISVDGPEDIHDAHRRFRNGRGSHALAMKGIETLHRNDVHFHCISVLTAEAMEQPERMYRFFRDHGINDVGFNVEEQEGINTSSSMQGADMEAKYRDFLRAFWRLSEQDGYPVILREFDQVISLIQGNQRMTQNELNRPFSILSVDSQGNFSTFDPELLSVASDRYGSFNLGNIRDLSLLDSTQTPRFRQLMDDMNAGVDRCHDGCEYFGLCGGGNGSNKFWEHGTLASSETNACRFGTQIPVQVLLERFEEGPPLQQPAIKQAV, translated from the coding sequence GTGATCTCGTCCACAACAGCAACAGGGCCCAACCTCAGCAGGTTCGGCCCCATTGGTCTCGTGGTGGTCCAGTCCACCTCCCTCTGCAATCTCGATTGCTCCTACTGCTATCTCCCCGATCGGCAGAAGAAGCGCGTCTTTGATCTCGACATGCTGCCGCTGCTCATGCAGCGCATCCTCGAAAGCCCCTATGCCGGGCCCGAGTTCTCCTTGGTGTGGCACGCCGGTGAACCCCTCACCCTGCCCACCAGCTGGTACGACCAGGCCACCGAGATCATCTATCGCTCCCTTGATCGGTTCGGTGCCCAGGACATCCAATTCGATCAACACGTCCAGACCAACGCCACCTTGATCAACGACGCCTGGTGCGATTGCTTCCATCGCAATCGCCTCATCGTTGGCATCAGCGTTGATGGGCCCGAGGACATCCACGACGCACACCGGCGCTTCCGCAATGGACGCGGCTCCCATGCCCTCGCCATGAAGGGCATCGAAACCCTCCATCGCAATGACGTTCACTTTCATTGCATCTCCGTGCTCACCGCCGAGGCCATGGAGCAACCCGAGCGGATGTACCGCTTCTTCCGCGACCACGGCATCAACGATGTCGGCTTCAACGTGGAGGAGCAGGAGGGCATCAACACCTCCTCATCCATGCAGGGGGCCGATATGGAGGCCAAATACAGGGATTTCCTGCGGGCCTTCTGGCGCCTCAGCGAGCAGGACGGCTATCCCGTCATCCTCCGCGAATTCGATCAGGTGATCAGCCTGATCCAGGGCAATCAACGCATGACCCAGAACGAGCTCAACAGGCCCTTCTCCATCCTCAGCGTCGACTCCCAAGGCAATTTCTCCACCTTCGATCCAGAACTGCTCTCCGTTGCCAGTGATCGCTACGGAAGTTTCAACCTCGGAAACATTCGAGACCTTTCCCTCCTCGACTCCACCCAAACCCCACGATTCCGTCAATTGATGGATGACATGAACGCAGGCGTCGATCGCTGCCACGACGGCTGCGAATATTTCGGCCTCTGCGGCGGTGGCAACGGCAGCAATAAATTCTGGGAACACGGCACCCTCGCCTCCAGCGAAACCAACGCCTGTCGTTTCGGCACCCAGATCCCCGTTCAGGTCCTCCTTGAACGCTTTGAAGAAGGTCCGCCTCTTCAACAACCAGCGATCAAACAAGCCGTTTGA
- the rimP gene encoding ribosome maturation factor RimP: MPHPLLPELETLSTQVAATQAFELCGIQLLTHMSPMTLEVQIRHSNGADVNLDDCAQFSGVLGEALESSELLNEAYVLEISSPGIGEQLATDRDFQTFRGFPVEVTHRDNNDAEHRLDGLLLERDEESLQINIRGRIKRIPRDQVIGVRLTSPSA, from the coding sequence TTGCCGCATCCTCTCCTGCCAGAGCTTGAGACACTGTCCACCCAGGTGGCGGCGACCCAGGCTTTTGAGTTGTGCGGAATCCAATTGCTCACGCACATGAGCCCGATGACGCTGGAAGTGCAGATCCGACACAGCAATGGAGCTGATGTGAACCTGGACGATTGCGCCCAGTTCAGCGGGGTGCTGGGGGAGGCTCTGGAGAGCTCAGAGCTGTTGAACGAGGCGTACGTCCTGGAAATCAGCAGTCCAGGGATCGGTGAACAGCTCGCCACCGATCGGGACTTTCAAACCTTCCGTGGGTTCCCGGTGGAAGTGACCCATCGCGACAACAACGATGCCGAACATCGTCTCGACGGGTTGCTGCTCGAACGCGACGAGGAAAGTCTGCAGATCAACATCCGAGGACGCATCAAGCGCATCCCGCGAGATCAGGTGATTGGCGTTCGTCTCACCAGTCCGAGCGCCTGA
- the hisD gene encoding histidinol dehydrogenase: MPVSSAVHEVDGPAPFPLRLVRDLETAAKELRRLTSRTTSDQQGDARERVDQILEDVCRRGDAAVQEFTERFDGFRPEPIAVPTGCLEQAWRELPPDLRDALELACRRIQEFHQRQRPTDISMQGPHGEQLGRRWRPVQRAGLYVPGGRAAYPSTVLMNAVPARVAGVEEIVICSPAGSDGCVSPVVLGAAHLAGVSRVMRIGGAQAIAAMAFGTDSVPKVDVISGPGNLYVTLAKQAVYGRVGIDSLAGPSEVLVIADQSANPAMVAADLLAQAEHDPLAAAVLITTDAGLAESIGAAVSQQLLDHPRREICEASLRDWGLVILCEDLETCAQLSDSFAPEHLELLVERPEPLAERIRNAGAIFLGPWSPEAVGDYLAGPNHTLPTCGAARFSGALSVETFMRHSSMIGFNRAALEATGSAVQQLAGSEGLHSHAESVRLRLN, encoded by the coding sequence TTGCCTGTAAGCAGCGCGGTTCATGAGGTGGATGGCCCGGCACCCTTCCCGCTGCGCTTGGTGCGGGATCTCGAGACTGCAGCGAAGGAGTTACGGCGTCTGACGTCGCGGACCACCAGCGATCAACAGGGCGATGCTCGCGAACGGGTCGATCAGATCCTGGAGGATGTCTGCCGCCGAGGCGACGCCGCGGTTCAGGAGTTCACCGAACGCTTCGATGGCTTTCGGCCTGAGCCGATTGCGGTTCCCACCGGTTGTCTTGAGCAGGCATGGCGAGAGCTTCCACCGGATCTGCGTGATGCTCTCGAGCTGGCCTGCCGCCGAATTCAGGAATTTCATCAGCGACAACGCCCCACGGATATCTCCATGCAGGGTCCTCATGGGGAGCAGCTCGGACGGCGCTGGAGACCGGTTCAACGGGCTGGGCTCTATGTCCCTGGAGGACGGGCCGCCTATCCCAGCACCGTGCTGATGAATGCCGTTCCAGCCCGAGTGGCGGGCGTGGAGGAGATTGTGATCTGTTCACCGGCGGGGTCGGACGGATGCGTGAGCCCCGTTGTGCTCGGTGCCGCTCACCTCGCCGGCGTCAGCCGGGTGATGCGCATCGGTGGAGCCCAGGCGATCGCCGCGATGGCCTTCGGCACGGACAGCGTTCCGAAAGTGGACGTGATCAGCGGCCCAGGCAATCTCTACGTAACACTTGCGAAACAAGCCGTTTATGGACGGGTCGGCATCGATTCACTGGCGGGCCCGAGCGAAGTTCTTGTCATCGCCGATCAAAGCGCCAATCCGGCGATGGTTGCTGCTGATCTGCTGGCCCAGGCAGAACATGACCCCCTTGCCGCTGCTGTTCTGATCACCACAGACGCCGGACTGGCTGAAAGCATCGGAGCCGCAGTGAGCCAACAGCTCCTGGATCACCCAAGACGGGAAATCTGCGAAGCATCACTGCGCGACTGGGGATTGGTGATCCTTTGTGAAGACCTGGAGACCTGTGCCCAACTGAGCGACAGCTTCGCTCCTGAACATCTCGAGCTGCTTGTGGAACGTCCCGAGCCGTTGGCGGAACGGATCCGCAACGCCGGCGCCATTTTCCTGGGCCCATGGTCACCCGAAGCCGTAGGGGACTATCTCGCCGGACCAAACCACACCTTGCCGACCTGCGGTGCAGCTCGCTTCAGCGGAGCGCTGAGTGTGGAAACCTTCATGCGCCACAGCTCGATGATCGGATTCAATCGCGCAGCGCTTGAGGCGACCGGTTCAGCCGTTCAACAACTGGCTGGCAGCGAAGGACTGCACAGCCATGCCGAATCGGTGCGGCTAAGGCTCAACTAA
- the grrP gene encoding extracellular substrate binding-like orphan protein GrrP, with protein MHFSKFLASGAALVAIAAPLVCGPKASAQSLELKAVILEEVKPLYTKTENGYEGFGVDMLEQIRIQSGRRTVSYQVASSVKDGLGAVVSGKADIACGVAFTWGRAATLSYSLPFAIGGTRLLTASNTTIDGTPDSLTGTTVGVVKDSASAMVLKSVIPGVNLKPFATPADALSAFNSGEISALGGGTLWLAANSSASSTDLVPLRPYGRAGIGCIVNQKNGSLLSSTNIAVGQVMQSYVDGDAGTREMVNRWIGPTSSVKLTETAITGLYSLILSTTAEMSTSVTAGI; from the coding sequence ATGCATTTCTCCAAGTTTCTGGCATCTGGAGCAGCCCTGGTTGCCATTGCTGCTCCTTTGGTGTGTGGCCCCAAAGCATCTGCTCAAAGCCTTGAGCTGAAAGCGGTCATTCTTGAAGAGGTCAAACCCCTCTACACCAAAACCGAAAACGGCTACGAAGGTTTCGGGGTAGACATGCTGGAGCAGATCCGCATTCAGTCCGGGCGTCGCACGGTCTCTTACCAAGTGGCATCGTCCGTCAAGGACGGCTTGGGAGCCGTGGTTTCTGGAAAGGCAGACATCGCTTGTGGCGTTGCTTTTACATGGGGCAGAGCAGCCACGCTCAGTTACAGCCTCCCGTTCGCCATCGGAGGCACCCGCCTTCTTACAGCCAGCAATACGACGATTGATGGAACACCAGATTCCCTGACCGGAACAACCGTTGGCGTGGTCAAGGACTCCGCATCGGCAATGGTCTTAAAAAGCGTCATCCCTGGTGTCAATCTCAAACCTTTCGCCACGCCTGCTGATGCGCTGTCAGCCTTCAATTCAGGCGAAATCAGCGCCCTGGGCGGTGGCACGCTTTGGCTTGCTGCGAACAGCAGCGCCAGCAGCACAGATCTCGTACCGCTTCGTCCTTATGGACGTGCAGGGATTGGCTGCATCGTGAACCAAAAAAATGGGAGTTTGCTTTCCTCCACCAACATTGCTGTCGGCCAGGTGATGCAGTCCTATGTGGATGGTGATGCTGGAACCCGCGAAATGGTCAACCGTTGGATCGGACCGACAAGCAGCGTGAAACTCACCGAAACAGCCATCACCGGGCTGTATTCGTTGATCCTGAGCACCACAGCTGAGATGTCGACCTCCGTCACGGCAGGCATTTGA
- the nusA gene encoding transcription termination factor NusA produces MALVLLPGLSNLIDDISDEKKLPPQVVEAALREALLKGYERYRRTLYIGISEDPFDEEYFSNFDVGLDLDEEGYRVLASKIIVDEVESEDHQIAIAEVMQVAEDAQVGDTVVLDVTPEKDDFGRMAAATTKQVLAQKLRDQQRRMIQEEFADLEDPVLTARVIRFERQSVIMAVSSGLGRPEVEAELPRRDQLPNDNYRANATFKVFLKEVSEVPRRGPQLFVSRSNAGLVVYLFENEVPEIQEGSVRIVAVAREANPPSRSVGPRTKVAVDSIEREVDPVGACIGARGSRIQQVVNELRGEKIDVIRWSPDPGQYIANSLSPARVEMVRLVDPVGQHAHVLVPPDQLSLAIGREGQNVRLAARLTGWKIDIKNSTEYDQAAEDAVVAELIAQREQEEALQQEVEERLAIEQAARAEEDARLRELYPLPEDEEDYVEDQEVYAEQPAEGDVFEEPAAESEAYTEESSDEPVVETDQQELQPENDPNGAR; encoded by the coding sequence ATGGCTCTCGTTCTTCTTCCCGGTCTCAGCAATCTGATCGACGACATCAGCGATGAGAAAAAGCTGCCGCCCCAGGTTGTGGAGGCGGCACTGCGGGAGGCGCTTCTGAAGGGCTACGAGCGTTACCGACGCACCCTGTACATCGGTATCAGTGAAGACCCCTTTGATGAGGAGTACTTCAGCAATTTCGACGTCGGACTGGATCTTGACGAAGAGGGATACAGGGTTCTGGCCAGCAAAATCATCGTGGACGAGGTCGAAAGCGAAGACCATCAGATCGCGATCGCTGAAGTGATGCAGGTCGCCGAGGATGCCCAGGTGGGAGACACCGTCGTCCTGGACGTGACCCCGGAGAAAGACGATTTCGGCCGCATGGCGGCAGCCACCACCAAACAGGTGTTGGCTCAAAAGCTGCGTGATCAGCAGCGTCGGATGATCCAGGAGGAATTTGCCGACCTTGAAGATCCCGTCCTGACCGCCAGGGTGATTCGCTTCGAACGCCAGAGCGTGATCATGGCCGTGAGTTCCGGCCTGGGTCGACCGGAGGTGGAGGCCGAACTTCCACGCCGCGATCAGCTGCCCAACGACAACTACCGGGCCAACGCCACCTTCAAGGTGTTCCTGAAGGAAGTGAGTGAGGTTCCCCGGCGAGGCCCCCAGCTTTTTGTCAGCCGATCAAATGCTGGGCTGGTGGTCTACCTGTTCGAAAACGAGGTGCCGGAGATCCAGGAAGGTTCTGTCCGCATCGTTGCTGTTGCCCGGGAAGCCAACCCTCCCTCGCGTTCGGTTGGACCCCGCACCAAAGTGGCGGTCGACAGCATCGAACGGGAGGTGGATCCCGTGGGTGCCTGCATCGGAGCCCGAGGCTCACGCATTCAACAGGTCGTGAACGAGCTGCGCGGAGAGAAGATCGATGTGATCCGCTGGTCACCCGATCCAGGCCAGTACATCGCCAACTCACTCAGTCCGGCCCGGGTCGAGATGGTGCGACTGGTCGATCCGGTCGGTCAGCATGCCCACGTATTGGTTCCACCGGATCAACTGAGCCTGGCCATCGGCCGAGAAGGTCAGAACGTACGGCTGGCGGCACGCCTGACCGGCTGGAAAATCGACATCAAGAATTCCACCGAATACGATCAGGCCGCTGAAGACGCCGTTGTGGCTGAGTTGATTGCTCAGCGGGAGCAGGAGGAAGCCCTGCAGCAGGAGGTGGAGGAACGCCTGGCAATCGAACAGGCAGCACGAGCAGAGGAAGACGCCCGCCTGCGTGAGCTGTATCCGCTGCCTGAAGACGAGGAGGACTACGTCGAAGACCAGGAGGTGTACGCCGAACAACCTGCTGAGGGAGACGTGTTCGAAGAGCCAGCAGCCGAAAGCGAGGCTTACACAGAAGAAAGCTCAGACGAGCCAGTTGTTGAAACTGACCAACAGGAGCTGCAACCTGAGAACGACCCCAACGGAGCCCGGTGA
- the rpiA gene encoding ribose-5-phosphate isomerase RpiA encodes MADLQTQMKQAVADAAVEQIKDGMVLGLGSGSTAALMIKALGSKLASGELKNIVGVTTSFQGEVLAAELNIPLLSLNAVEHIDLAIDGADEVDPGFQLIKGGGACHVQEKLVAARAERFVVVVDSTKLVDRLNLSFLLPVEVLPGAWRQVQQQLTSMGGNAELRMAQRKAGPIVTDQGNLVLDAKFEGGIADPVALELAINNIPGVLENGLFVNLADEVLVGEISGDVAGVRSLEKR; translated from the coding sequence TTGGCTGATCTCCAGACTCAGATGAAGCAGGCGGTCGCAGATGCCGCCGTCGAACAAATCAAGGACGGCATGGTTCTTGGTCTGGGATCAGGTTCGACAGCTGCCTTGATGATCAAGGCTCTGGGTTCGAAGCTCGCCAGCGGAGAACTCAAAAATATCGTCGGTGTGACGACCTCGTTTCAGGGGGAGGTCCTGGCTGCCGAACTCAACATCCCCCTGCTCAGCCTCAATGCGGTGGAACACATTGATCTGGCGATCGATGGAGCCGATGAGGTGGACCCGGGGTTTCAGCTGATCAAAGGGGGTGGGGCCTGCCACGTTCAGGAGAAACTGGTCGCCGCCAGGGCTGAGCGTTTTGTGGTGGTGGTTGATTCCACCAAGCTGGTTGATCGCCTCAACCTCAGCTTCCTGTTGCCGGTTGAGGTCTTGCCTGGGGCCTGGCGTCAGGTTCAGCAACAGCTCACCTCCATGGGCGGAAATGCGGAGCTGCGGATGGCCCAGCGCAAGGCAGGACCGATCGTCACGGATCAGGGAAACCTGGTGCTGGACGCCAAGTTTGAAGGAGGGATTGCTGACCCCGTTGCTCTCGAGCTGGCGATCAACAACATTCCCGGTGTCCTGGAGAACGGTTTGTTCGTCAACCTTGCGGATGAGGTGCTTGTCGGCGAAATCAGCGGAGACGTTGCGGGTGTGCGCAGCCTTGAAAAGCGTTAG
- the grrA gene encoding GrrA/OscA1 family cyclophane-containing rSAM-modified RiPP, with protein MKRSLIAFQALLASSAVICQSAEASSVYNTPDQLESNSLESRIEKARSGNWSGLLQSVDLDGELVAKGKWGNGGGHKFKNSRGSGKWKNGKGGSKWSNSRPKWGNGSYYGGWKNGGGWKNGGGGFVNW; from the coding sequence ATGAAACGCTCATTAATCGCCTTCCAAGCTCTGCTGGCCTCCAGTGCCGTGATCTGCCAGAGCGCAGAAGCCTCCTCCGTTTACAACACCCCAGATCAGCTCGAATCGAACTCCCTCGAGTCACGCATCGAAAAGGCCCGCAGCGGCAACTGGAGCGGCCTTCTCCAGTCCGTTGACCTCGATGGCGAGCTCGTCGCCAAGGGCAAATGGGGCAATGGCGGTGGCCACAAGTTCAAGAACAGCCGCGGCTCCGGTAAGTGGAAGAACGGCAAAGGCGGCAGCAAGTGGAGCAACAGTCGGCCCAAGTGGGGTAACGGCTCCTATTACGGCGGCTGGAAGAACGGTGGCGGCTGGAAAAACGGCGGCGGCGGTTTCGTGAACTGGTGA
- a CDS encoding trypsin-like peptidase domain-containing protein, which produces MLLLGIQPAMALEHSFVADVVQRVAPSVVRIDTERPVERQPFDPTLIDPLLRDLLGDPPQGPERERGQGSGVLIDNKGLVLTNAHVVERVDAVTLTLADGEQRDGQVIGTDSVTDLALVRLEGRSAPPSAPLGDSEALEVGDWAIALGTPYGLERTVTLGIVSSLHRNINSLGFSDKRLDLIQTDAAINPGNSGGPLVDAAGNVIGINTLVRSGPGAGLGFAIPINLARRVVDQLLDQGEVVHPYIGLQLVPLTARIAREHNKDPNSLVQLPERSGALVQSVLPDGPAEKAGLRRGDLVVAVADTKVPDPQVLLEVVDSARLGEPLPLHVLRQGRELTLSVKPAALAGMS; this is translated from the coding sequence ATGCTCCTGCTCGGCATTCAACCGGCGATGGCGCTCGAGCACAGTTTTGTTGCTGATGTTGTGCAGCGGGTGGCTCCCTCCGTGGTCCGGATCGACACGGAGCGGCCGGTCGAGCGTCAACCCTTTGACCCAACACTGATCGACCCCCTGTTACGGGATCTCCTTGGCGATCCCCCTCAAGGCCCCGAACGAGAACGGGGCCAGGGATCGGGGGTGCTGATTGACAACAAGGGTTTGGTGCTCACCAACGCCCATGTGGTGGAACGTGTCGATGCCGTGACGCTCACCCTGGCGGATGGAGAACAGCGTGATGGACAGGTGATTGGCACCGATTCAGTCACGGATCTTGCCCTTGTGCGCCTGGAGGGGCGTTCAGCCCCCCCCTCAGCTCCACTGGGGGATTCCGAAGCGCTCGAGGTGGGCGACTGGGCGATAGCCCTGGGCACGCCCTATGGCCTTGAGCGAACGGTGACGCTCGGCATCGTCAGCAGCCTTCACCGCAATATCAACAGCTTGGGCTTCTCCGATAAGCGGTTGGATCTGATCCAGACCGACGCCGCGATCAATCCTGGAAATTCCGGTGGCCCTCTGGTTGATGCCGCAGGCAATGTGATCGGAATCAATACGTTGGTGCGCTCTGGCCCAGGGGCTGGCCTTGGTTTTGCAATTCCAATCAACCTCGCCAGGCGGGTCGTGGATCAACTGCTCGATCAGGGTGAGGTGGTGCACCCTTACATCGGCCTTCAACTGGTCCCTTTGACGGCCCGCATCGCACGCGAACACAACAAGGACCCAAATTCGCTGGTTCAGTTGCCGGAGCGCTCAGGAGCACTGGTGCAGAGCGTTTTGCCTGATGGCCCTGCTGAAAAGGCTGGCTTGCGGCGTGGCGATCTGGTTGTCGCGGTTGCGGACACCAAAGTGCCGGATCCCCAGGTCCTGCTCGAAGTGGTCGATTCAGCTCGCCTTGGAGAACCTCTGCCTCTGCATGTTCTGCGGCAGGGGCGTGAACTGACCCTGTCGGTGAAACCGGCTGCGCTTGCGGGGATGAGCTGA
- a CDS encoding YlxR family protein, with amino-acid sequence MNDRPILRRCVACRQLLDRRLLWRVVRDYRDGVLLEEGMGRSAYLCPKEACLEDARRRKRLQKALRCQVPDAVLATMQKRLSSTTRESAEAN; translated from the coding sequence GTGAACGATCGACCCATCCTGCGTCGCTGCGTGGCCTGTCGCCAGCTTCTGGACCGACGCCTGCTCTGGCGGGTGGTTCGCGACTACAGGGATGGGGTTCTCCTTGAGGAAGGCATGGGTCGTTCGGCCTATCTCTGTCCCAAGGAGGCTTGTCTTGAGGACGCACGTCGGCGGAAGCGTCTGCAAAAGGCCCTGCGTTGCCAGGTGCCCGATGCGGTCCTCGCGACGATGCAGAAGCGGCTCAGTTCAACGACTAGAGAATCCGCTGAGGCAAACTAA